GACGGCCGAGGCGCGCGCCTGCCAGTCCGGGCCCGTGGCGACGGTCTGCCGGTGGCCGTCGGCGAAGGTGACCTCGAGCTGGGCGATGGCGCTGGGCTCGGGCGCGTACAGGCCGCGGTGGCCGCTCCAGGCCAGCCGGCCCACGGCCCAGCCGTTGCCGAGGGCCAGGCCGAGCACGTGGTCCTCCCCCGTGCCCCCCGCCGTGTCCCCCGCCGTGTCCCCCGCCGCCAGCCGCGCGGTCACGTCGTGGCTGACGTACCGCAGCCGCCACTCGTAGGAGCTCCAGCCGGGGGTGAGGACGTCCTCCCCGACGGGTTCGCCGTCGAGGTGGGGTTCGACGACACCGAGGGCGGACAGGTGCAGGACGGCCGACGTCACCTCCCAGTGGCCGGGGTCGAGGGTGAACGCGGTGCGCAGCAGTGGGGCCTGGGTCACGTCGTCGGCCGCGATCATCGCGGCCTGCCAGCGTGGGGACATCGGGTGGTCTCCTCCTGGGAGCGGTCTAGCCCTTGACGGCGCCGGACGTCATGCCGGCGACGATCTGACGGTTGAAGAACAGGTACATGACCAGCGGCGGGATCGTGATGAGCAGGATGTCCATGAACAGCAGGTTGTAGGACGTGAGGTTCTGGCTCTGGAAGTTGAACAGCGTCAGCTGCACCGTCGCGTTCTGGTCGCCGGGGGCGAAGTACAGCGGGTTGGTGAAGTCGTTGAAGATGGTCACCGACTGCACCACGATGATCGTCACCGTGACCGGCCGCAGCAGCGGCAGGATCACCCGGAAGAACAGCCGGAACGGGCCGGCGCCGTCGAGGACGGCCGCCTCGTCCAGTTCCCGCGGGACGGTGCCCAGGAAGGCGCGGAACAGCAGGACCGTGAACGAGAGGCCGTAGGCGATCTCGACGAGGATGAGCCCGGGCATCCCCCCGAACAGGCCCAGCCGCTGCAGGACCCAGATCGTCGGGACGACGGCCGGGGGCATGATGAGCCCGGCCAGCACGAGGAAGTTCACCAGCCCGGTGAGGCGGGACCGGCGGCGCTGCAGCACGAAGGCGACCATCGCCCCGAGCACGACCAGTGCCGTCAACCGACACCACGGTGAGGATGGTGGAGTTGATGAAGGCGATGACCAGCAGGTAGTCCCGCGCCTGCAGGACGGTGGTGAAGTTCTCCACGAACTGCAGGTTCCGCGGCCAGGCCAGGGCGAACTCCCCGGCCTGCTGGGCGTCCATGACGGCGGTGGTGACGATGAACGCGAACGGCACGAGGAACACGACGACGCTGGCCACGATCGCCAGGCCCCCCAGTCCCCACCGGGTGAGCGCGGAGGCCGTGCGGGTGTTCCGCGCGGGGGCGAGGGGCCTCTTGACGGGGGCGTCGGCGAGGGTGCTCACATCTCCACCTCCTTGCGGGACAGGTACCGCGTCAGCGGGACGACGATGGCGGTGGACGGCGAGGAAGAGGATGACGTTGCCGGCCGTCGACAGGCCGTAGAACCCGGCCTGGTACTGCTTGTAGATCACCGAGGCGATGACGTCGGAGGTGAAGCCGGGCCCGCCCCGGGTCATGGCCCAGATGAGGTCGAACGACCGCAGGCCCCCGATGAGCGAGAGCGTCACGACGGTCGACGTCGCGGGCCAGGACAGCGGCAGGACGATGTTGCGGACGTGCTCCACGCACCGGCCCCGTCGACCTTGGCCGCTTCGCGGTACTCGTTCGGGATCGAGACGATCCCGGCCATGTAGATGACGGTGGCCAGGCCGACGCCCTTCCAGACGTCGACCAGGGCCACCGAGAAGAGGGCGAGGGAGGGGTTGGTGAGCCAGCCGACCTGGTCGATCCCGAAGACCGCGAGAGCGTGGTTGATGACGCCCCTTCTCGGGGTTCATGAGCACCTGAAGGTGATCCCGACCCCGACCGTGGAGACCAGGACGGGGAAGAACACCACCGACCGCAGGTACCCCCGGCCGACGATCCGGGAGGTCAGCAGCAGGCCCAGGGCCATCCCCAGGACGACCTTGGCCCCGGAGGTGACGACGGCGTAGACGAAGGTGTTGACGAAGCCCTTCGTCAGGGCCGTGTTCGGAGAAGAACTGGGCGAAGTTGCCCAGCCCGATGAACTCGCTGTCGAAGATCGTCCAGCGCGTGAGGCTGAAGTAGAACGACAGGCAGGGTGGGGACCAGGAAGAGGACCGCGTAGACGACCGCGGCGGGCAGGTAGAACCAGTGGGGGTAGGGGCTGCGCCGGCGACGCTGCCGCCCGTCCCCTCGCGCGCGCCCGCCCGCACCGGTGCGCGTGGCGGGTGGTGGGGTGCTGATCGTCGCCGACACCTCAGCTCACCAGCCCTCGAGGCCGAGCTTGCTGGGCCTGCTTCTCGACGTCCTGGTCGTAGAGCTTCGCCGCGTCGGCGGCGGAGTGATGCCCGAGCCGACCTCGACGCACAGCTGCTCGAGGTTCGGGCCTTGACCGGGACAGAACTCCAGGGCGGGCGACTGCTTGTCGGCGTCGAAGTAGGCCTGGACGTCCTTGGTGACCTGCGGGACGTCGGCCGGCAGGGTGCAGCCCTCGACCAGGTACGGACCGGTGGGCGGGCTGGCCTGGCTCTGGGCCTCGCAGCCGGCGGGGCTGGCGATGAAGGCGAGCAGCTTCTTGGCCGCCGTCAGCTGGGCGTCCTCGGTCGTGTTGGGGATGTAGACCGCGTTGGGGAACCACGCCGTCAGGCCGTTGGACGCCGCGTCGGTGCCCGGCAGGGCGAAGAACCCGACGTCGTTCACCTTGTCGGGGGCGGGCCGCCGCCAGCGTCGTGATGTTCCCCGACAGGATCGGGTACATGACGCCGTCGCCGGCGGCGAGCAGGCGCATGCCGTCGGGGACCTTGGCCGAGGCGAAGTCGGCGTTCGCGTAGCCGCGGTCGTGGGATCTCCTGCAGGTGCTGGAACCCGGCGAGGGCCACGGGGTCGGTGGCGTACTTCCTCCGGTTGGCCGTGTACTCCTGCGCCCAGTCCGGGTCCGCGGCGGCCACGTTGTGGAAGTCGCCGAGGATGGGCAGCTGCGCGGTCCACGTCTCGCCGTAGGTCTGGATGACGGCGGTCTTGCCGGCGGCCTTGATCGCGTCGGCGTTGGCGAGGAACTCCGCCCACGTCGTCGGGACCTCCAGGCCCAGCTCCTCGTAGACCTTCTTGTTGTACATGACGCCGCCGCCGAAGGCGGTGCCGTAGGGAACGCCGTAGACGTCGTCGCCGACCGAGACCTGCGGGCTGAACGCCTCGTCGACGGCGGCGACGGCGGCGTCCCCGGTGAGGTCGGTGAGGTTCTTCTCGGGGGCGATCTGCTGGAACAGCGAGCCGGAGTTGTAGTCGAAGACGTCCGGCATGCTGCCGGTCTGCAACCGGGTCTTGACGAGGTTGTCCCCCTCGGCCCCGGCCGGGCGGCCGTCGAGCTCGACGGTGATGTCGGGGTTGGCCTTCTCGAACGCCGCGACGATGGTCCTGGCGGTCGTCTGGGCCGTCTCGTCGGAGCCGGTGAGCCACGTGATGGTCGTCCCGCCGTCGGAGGACTCCGAGGACGAGCCGAGGCTCCCGGCGCTGCAGGCCGTGAGGGGGGTCAGCGTCAGGGCGACCGCGAGGGCGAGGGCCGAGCGGGCGGGTCGGGGGTTCTTGCGTGTCACGGTTCGTCTCCTCTTCGAGACCACGGACCGGCGGCTGCGCCGGTTCTTGCACCGCCTGACACGATTCAAAGCGGTAAGCCCCGAGTTTGGGGACGTCCGCACCGCTCGTCAAGCGTTCAGCGCCCACTTCCCGCGCCGGGGCGTCCCGCGCCCTCCGGGAAAGCGTGTACCGCCCCTGTGGGCGGCACGGCATGCCTCCGGGCGGGGCGCCCGGGCCCCCGGGGCAGCGCTAACGTCCGCTGCACCCGTGCCCCCACCGTCGGGGGCCCACGACCGGAGGTCCACGATGACGATCCCGCCCACGATGAACGCGGCCTTCCTGCCCGGTGGGCGGGTGGTGGACCTGCAGGAGGTCCCCCGTCCCCGCGCCCGGGCACGGGCAGGTCCTCCTCGCGGTGCGGGCCTCGACGATCTGCGGCAGCGACCTGCGGGCCATCTACCGCGAGCACCTGGGCGAGGGGCCCGAGGCCTACCAGGGCGTCGTGGGCGGTCACGAACCGGCGGGCCGGGTCGTGGGCGTCGGGACGGGCGTGGACCGCGTGCGCCCCGGCGACCGCGTCGTCGTCTACCACATCTCCGGCTGCGGGCAGTGCGACGACTGCCGCCGCGGGTACCAGATCAGCTGCACGTCGCCGCGGCGCGCGGCCTACGGCTGGCAGCGCGACGGCGGCCACGCCGACTACCTGCTCGCCGAGGAGCGCGACCTGCTCGTCCTGCCCGACAGCCTCACCTACCTCGACGGCGCGTGCGTGGCGTGCGGGTTCGGCACCGCCTACGAGGCGCTGCGCCGCCTGGACGTCAACGGCGCCGACCGCCTGCTCGTCGTCGGGCTGGGCCCGGTCGGCCTGGCCGCTGGGCTGCTGGCCCAGGCGCTGGGCGTCCGCACCGTCGTCGGGGTGGACCCCTCGGCCGAGCGCCGGGACCTGGCCCTGCGCCTGGGCGCGGTGAGCGGGGCCGCCGAACCCACCCGCGAGGCGTTCGAGGCGGTGCTGCCCGGCGGGGGCCGAGACGGCCGTGGACTGCAGCGGGTCCGGTGCGGGGCAGCTGTTCGCCCTGCAGCACACCCGGCGCTGGGGGCGGGTGGCCCTCGTCGGCGAGGGCGGTCACCTGTCGGTCGACGTCAGCGAGCACGTCATCCACCAGCAGCTGACGATCCACGGGTCGTGGGTCACCTCGACGGTGCACATGGCCGAGCTGCTGGAGCTGCTGGACCGCACGGGCCTGCACCCGCAGGTCGTCGTGACCGACACCCGGCCCCTCGCCGAGGCCGGCGAGGCGTACCGGATCGCCGACAGCGGCACCCACGGCAAGGTCGGCATCGTCTGGCCCGACGCCTGAGCCGCCGCGGGTGCCCCGGGTGCTC
This Kineococcus aurantiacus DNA region includes the following protein-coding sequences:
- a CDS encoding family 78 glycoside hydrolase catalytic domain, which gives rise to MSPRWQAAMIAADDVTQAPLLRTAFTLDPGHWEVTSAVLHLSALGVVEPHLDGEPVGEDVLTPGWSSYEWRLRYVSHDVTARLAAGDTAGDTAGGTGEDHVLGLALGNGWAVGRLAWSGHRGLYAPEPSAIAQLEVTFADGHRQTVATGPDWQARASAVTADEIYDGQDVDARLLVPRWAAVDGPADGWSGVHVVDFDTARLTEHLGPPVRRQEVVRPVAVTTSPSGKTLVDFGQNLVGWLRFTVAGGAGSTITVRHAEVLEHGELGTRPLRTAKATDRFTLSGGTDTFEPTFTFHGFRYAEVTGWPGELTVDDLEA
- a CDS encoding extracellular solute-binding protein, which codes for MTRKNPRPARSALALAVALTLTPLTACSAGSLGSSSESSDGGTTITWLTGSDETAQTTARTIVAAFEKANPDITVELDGRPAGAEGDNLVKTRLQTGSMPDVFDYNSGSLFQQIAPEKNLTDLTGDAAVAAVDEAFSPQVSVGDDVYGVPYGTAFGGGVMYNKKVYEELGLEVPTTWAEFLANADAIKAAGKTAVIQTYGETWTAQLPILGDFHNVAAADPDWAQEYTANRRKYATDPVALAGFQHLQEIPRPRLRERRLRLGQGPRRHAPARRRRRRHVPDPVGEHHDAGGGPPPTR